A region from the Janthinobacterium agaricidamnosum genome encodes:
- a CDS encoding AAA family ATPase, with protein sequence MKILNISGKNLASLAGEFEVDFQQEPLASAGLFAISGPTGAGKSTLLDALCLALYDATPRLLKVLGRGSALPDVGKETVNAQDTRTLLRRGTPDGYAQVDFVGNDGASYRARWSVRRSRTKAEGALQATAMSLHQLPALQAIGGTKTEVKEEIEKRIGLSFDQFTRAVLLAQNEFSTFLKTEDNERGELLETLTGSSIYTDISMRAFERAKKEKQILERLGEKLADQRPLSPQERSDTEALCGAAETTLQHIDLRKAVLELQQRWHQETHKLQTQVTAAQKALDSADAERAAAQERRAALAQWELLQPARPLIDDVARLASDIAGSGAALEASRVQAAQAITAEAQLAQAVQQATAALLASEAAQRDAAPLLDQAKALDAGIAAHLPAHRQAQDGALAADQANEAARAALQALQQRQHAAQAEQEAGRLWLASHQQWRALAQAWQLWDQLFAQAGQAAAQADAADASMAESRQQVRLALDATQAAQAALASAAAALAVRDAARREAQALVQAIDGQALQEQRGQLEAHARILTSAEKTWSELTRQQQALAHWQARAAQLAQAAQTESTALAAAAAQTPLLEARLAQAEKSLKGAEAACAASVEQLRATLQDEQPCPVCGALEHPYSHADHALQAMLASLQDEVLACRTQARGNLEQLATHRAALAATAREQAQTDAELAALPPAIDSLNAQWQPHADTLELPPEKQRTDWFTQQLAANAAGLQALAQQETALRQAGARREQAQAAHELASSEHARCTSTVADAQARLAQLQAQQAGNADKGETARAALDALLAQLDGAFTDADGAEDWKDSWRAGPAAFRAARETESRQWLKQQAEQDHRGHALATLAAQLEAALLAAAKAQQAAQEAHAVFAAADKQRTTMQAERHALWQGRSVAEVERALAGAIAAAKELLTQQQTAAQSASHQRTRLEEACVQLSQRLAAQREQEHGASAALHGWLRQFQDAHPAHAPADMDALRAHLAIAPDAMRAERDALQAIADRHTAAVSVLAERRQQLAAHVQQPPETLEMDVAVLQAALDALLLERQAANQEATRLRLAIAQDDARRHSAQAMLAQIEAQAVIERRWASLNELIGSADGKKFRNYAQQFTLEVLLGYANAHLNHLARRYQLERIDNPNNPSLGLMVRDQDMGGELRSVHSLSGGESFLVSLALALGLASLSSNRVRVESLFIDEGFGSLDTETLRVAMDALDGLQAMGRKVGVISHVQEMTERIATRILVQPGSGGKSVVTVR encoded by the coding sequence ATGAAAATCCTGAACATCAGCGGCAAGAACCTGGCTTCGCTGGCCGGTGAATTTGAAGTCGACTTCCAACAGGAGCCGCTGGCGTCCGCCGGCCTGTTCGCCATCAGCGGCCCCACGGGCGCGGGCAAGAGCACCCTGCTCGACGCCCTGTGCCTGGCCCTGTACGACGCCACGCCGCGCCTGCTGAAAGTGCTTGGACGGGGCAGCGCCCTGCCCGACGTGGGCAAGGAAACCGTCAACGCGCAAGATACGCGCACCCTGCTGCGCCGCGGCACGCCGGACGGCTACGCGCAAGTCGATTTCGTCGGCAACGACGGCGCAAGCTACCGCGCGCGCTGGAGCGTGCGCCGCTCGCGCACCAAAGCCGAAGGGGCGCTGCAGGCGACCGCCATGAGCTTGCACCAGTTGCCCGCGCTGCAAGCGATCGGCGGCACCAAGACGGAAGTCAAGGAAGAGATCGAAAAGCGCATCGGCCTGTCCTTCGACCAGTTTACGCGCGCCGTGCTGCTGGCGCAGAACGAATTTTCCACCTTCCTCAAGACGGAAGACAATGAACGGGGTGAATTGCTGGAAACCCTGACGGGCAGCAGCATCTATACCGACATTTCCATGCGCGCCTTCGAGCGGGCAAAGAAGGAAAAGCAGATCCTTGAACGCCTGGGCGAAAAACTGGCCGACCAGCGGCCCTTGTCGCCGCAAGAGCGCAGCGACACCGAGGCGCTGTGCGGCGCGGCCGAAACCACGCTGCAACACATCGACCTGCGCAAGGCGGTGCTGGAACTGCAGCAGCGCTGGCACCAGGAGACGCACAAGCTGCAAACCCAGGTGACGGCCGCGCAAAAGGCGCTCGATAGCGCGGATGCCGAACGCGCCGCTGCGCAAGAACGCCGCGCGGCGCTGGCGCAGTGGGAATTGCTGCAGCCGGCGCGGCCCCTGATCGACGACGTGGCGCGCCTGGCCAGCGACATCGCCGGCAGCGGCGCCGCGCTGGAAGCGTCGCGCGTGCAGGCAGCGCAAGCCATCACCGCCGAAGCGCAACTGGCGCAGGCCGTGCAGCAGGCGACAGCGGCCTTGCTGGCCAGTGAAGCGGCGCAGCGCGATGCGGCGCCCCTGCTCGATCAGGCCAAGGCGCTCGATGCCGGCATTGCGGCACACTTGCCGGCGCACCGCCAGGCGCAAGACGGCGCCCTGGCCGCCGACCAGGCCAACGAGGCGGCGCGCGCCGCGCTGCAGGCACTGCAACAGCGCCAGCATGCCGCGCAGGCGGAACAGGAAGCGGGCCGTCTGTGGCTGGCATCGCACCAGCAGTGGCGGGCACTGGCGCAAGCGTGGCAGTTGTGGGATCAATTGTTTGCCCAGGCAGGCCAAGCGGCCGCGCAAGCCGATGCGGCCGACGCCAGCATGGCCGAGTCAAGACAGCAGGTGCGCCTGGCCTTGGACGCCACGCAGGCGGCGCAAGCGGCGCTGGCCAGCGCCGCTGCCGCGCTGGCCGTGCGCGATGCGGCGCGGCGCGAGGCGCAGGCGCTCGTGCAAGCCATCGATGGCCAGGCGCTGCAGGAACAGCGCGGCCAGCTGGAGGCGCACGCGCGCATCTTGACCAGCGCGGAAAAAACCTGGAGCGAACTGACACGCCAGCAGCAGGCGCTGGCGCACTGGCAAGCCAGGGCGGCCCAGCTGGCGCAGGCCGCGCAAACGGAAAGTACGGCATTGGCGGCGGCAGCGGCGCAAACGCCGCTGCTGGAAGCGCGCCTGGCGCAGGCGGAAAAGTCCTTGAAGGGCGCGGAAGCGGCATGCGCGGCCAGCGTCGAACAGCTGCGCGCGACCTTGCAGGACGAGCAGCCCTGCCCCGTCTGCGGCGCGCTGGAACACCCGTACAGCCACGCCGATCACGCTTTGCAGGCGATGCTGGCCAGCTTGCAGGATGAGGTGCTGGCTTGCCGCACGCAAGCGCGCGGCAATCTGGAACAACTGGCCACGCACAGGGCGGCGCTGGCCGCGACGGCGCGCGAACAGGCGCAAACGGATGCCGAACTGGCGGCCCTGCCGCCCGCCATCGACAGCCTGAATGCGCAGTGGCAGCCGCATGCGGACACATTGGAACTGCCGCCGGAAAAGCAGCGCACGGACTGGTTCACGCAGCAGCTGGCGGCGAATGCGGCCGGTTTGCAGGCGCTGGCGCAGCAGGAAACGGCGCTGCGCCAGGCCGGCGCGCGGCGCGAACAGGCGCAGGCGGCGCATGAACTGGCGTCCAGCGAGCACGCGCGCTGCACAAGCACCGTCGCCGATGCGCAAGCGCGGCTGGCGCAACTGCAAGCGCAGCAAGCGGGCAACGCCGACAAGGGAGAGACGGCGCGCGCCGCGCTCGATGCCTTGCTGGCGCAGCTCGATGGCGCGTTCACCGATGCCGACGGCGCCGAGGACTGGAAAGACAGCTGGCGCGCCGGCCCGGCCGCCTTCCGCGCGGCGCGTGAAACAGAAAGCCGGCAATGGCTGAAACAGCAGGCGGAGCAGGACCACCGCGGCCACGCGCTGGCGACCCTGGCCGCGCAGCTGGAAGCGGCGCTGCTGGCTGCCGCCAAGGCGCAGCAAGCGGCACAGGAAGCCCACGCCGTCTTTGCCGCCGCCGACAAGCAGCGCACGACAATGCAGGCGGAACGCCACGCGCTATGGCAGGGCCGGAGCGTGGCCGAGGTCGAACGCGCGCTGGCAGGCGCCATCGCGGCAGCCAAAGAGCTGCTGACGCAGCAGCAAACGGCGGCGCAATCGGCCAGCCATCAGCGCACGCGCCTGGAAGAAGCGTGCGTGCAGCTGTCGCAGCGCCTGGCTGCCCAGCGTGAACAGGAACACGGCGCCAGCGCCGCCCTGCACGGCTGGCTGCGCCAGTTCCAGGATGCCCATCCGGCCCATGCGCCCGCCGACATGGACGCCTTGCGCGCGCATCTGGCCATCGCACCGGACGCCATGCGCGCCGAACGCGACGCCCTGCAAGCGATCGCCGACCGCCACACGGCGGCCGTTTCCGTGCTGGCCGAGCGCCGGCAGCAGCTGGCGGCGCATGTGCAGCAGCCGCCGGAGACCCTGGAAATGGACGTGGCGGTGCTGCAGGCCGCGCTCGACGCGCTGCTGCTGGAACGCCAGGCAGCCAACCAGGAAGCGACGCGGTTGCGCCTGGCCATCGCGCAGGACGATGCGCGGCGCCACAGCGCGCAAGCGATGCTGGCGCAGATCGAGGCGCAAGCCGTCATCGAGCGGCGCTGGGCCAGCCTGAATGAACTGATCGGCTCGGCCGACGGCAAGAAATTCCGCAACTACGCGCAGCAATTCACCCTGGAAGTGCTGCTTGGCTATGCCAACGCGCACCTGAACCACCTGGCGCGCCGCTATCAGCTCGAACGCATCGACAACCCGAACAATCCGTCGCTGGGCCTGATGGTGCGCGACCAGGACATGGGCGGCGAACTGCGCTCCGTGCATTCGCTGTCGGGCGGTGAATCGTTCCTCGTCTCGCTGGCCCTGGCGCTGGGCCTGGCCTCGCTGTCCTCGAACCGCGTGCGCGTGGAATCGCTGTTCATCGACGAGGGCTTCGGCAGCCTCGACACGGAAACCCTGCGCGTGGCCATGGACGCGCTCGACGGTTTGCAAGCGATGGGCCGCAAGGTGGGCGTCATCTCGCACGTACAGGAAATGACGGAGCGCATCGCCACCCGCATCCTCGTGCAGCCCGGTTCAGGCGGTAAGAGCGTGGTGACGGTGCGCTAA
- a CDS encoding methyltransferase, whose product MSDTSSPTVHPQIHWSENGAEHSARWRSESGMPPPKRVVIADDRTTADQAYRLACEGTAMLWRGDFQNARQLLQALARRADHKNDKPSKKAKAAKLAKPEPSATEAFHLHRQAQSQRARTLAMLLLPFDADYTIPLRRAPDVKLACNEAYGRGEEAFVASLRELLGLIGAHEWRRTGVDLPALGQRIHPHYGVFAPIRGEYVGLVAEAPLPARASLAFDIGTGTGVLAAVLAQRGVKRIVATDQDPRALSCARENLARLDLIDKVEVVQADLFPAGRAPLVVCNPPWLPARPSSPIEYAVYDPDSRMLRGFLSGLAEHLEANGEGWLILSDLAEHLGLRPRAQLLEWIAQAGLKVVDRLDVKPTHPRAQDATDSLHAARSKEITSLWRLAAA is encoded by the coding sequence ATGTCCGACACTTCTTCCCCTACCGTTCATCCGCAGATCCACTGGAGCGAAAACGGCGCCGAGCATTCGGCCCGCTGGCGCTCGGAAAGCGGCATGCCGCCGCCCAAGCGCGTCGTCATCGCCGATGACCGCACGACGGCCGACCAGGCTTACCGCCTGGCCTGCGAAGGCACGGCCATGCTGTGGCGCGGCGACTTCCAGAACGCGCGCCAGCTGCTGCAGGCACTGGCGCGGCGCGCCGACCACAAGAACGACAAACCAAGCAAAAAGGCCAAGGCCGCCAAGCTGGCGAAACCCGAACCATCGGCCACGGAAGCCTTCCATTTGCACCGCCAGGCGCAGTCGCAGCGCGCCCGCACCCTGGCCATGCTGCTGCTGCCTTTTGACGCCGACTACACGATCCCGCTGCGCCGCGCGCCGGACGTGAAACTGGCTTGCAATGAAGCATACGGCCGTGGCGAGGAAGCGTTCGTCGCCTCGCTGCGCGAACTGCTGGGCCTGATCGGCGCGCATGAATGGCGCCGCACGGGCGTGGATCTGCCGGCCCTGGGCCAGCGCATCCACCCGCACTACGGCGTATTCGCGCCCATCCGCGGCGAATACGTGGGCCTGGTGGCGGAAGCGCCGCTGCCCGCGCGCGCCAGCCTGGCCTTCGACATCGGCACCGGCACGGGCGTGCTGGCCGCCGTGCTGGCGCAGCGCGGCGTCAAGCGCATCGTCGCCACCGATCAGGACCCGCGCGCCCTGTCCTGCGCGCGCGAAAACCTCGCCCGCCTCGACTTGATCGACAAGGTCGAGGTGGTGCAGGCCGACCTGTTCCCCGCCGGCCGCGCCCCGCTGGTCGTGTGCAATCCGCCATGGCTGCCGGCCCGCCCAAGCTCGCCGATCGAATACGCCGTCTACGATCCGGACAGCCGCATGCTGCGCGGCTTCCTTTCCGGCCTGGCGGAACACCTGGAAGCCAACGGTGAAGGCTGGCTGATCCTGTCGGACCTAGCCGAGCACCTGGGTCTGCGCCCGCGCGCGCAATTGCTCGAATGGATAGCGCAAGCGGGCTTGAAGGTCGTCGACCGCCTGGACGTGAAACCCACGCACCCGCGCGCGCAGGACGCCACGGACAGCCTGCACGCGGCCCGCTCGAAAGAAATCACCTCGCTGTGGCGTCTGGCGGCGGCGTAA
- a CDS encoding PAS domain-containing protein: MIAITRPLQRLARRLYRLSLVPLFALILLLALWAAVLYQVGQERAGAVRDAVAVSQSLARTLADHTSFTLRQTDHATQLFKLKYEETDGALRLNEFTRRQGLLDSVLPSKLELPIALVDARGDVIDSANAYLPENLAGQAFFKSLAANASDTALVDTPMLDAGSKHWTIRLARRLNDGQGRFAGAIVIHVDPTYFVDDYDRLNLDEHGALMLVARDSGLTVGRIGEQLILSDRIDFRMPGPPRHAPEELLIEPPVDATARIYSYRELPRYPLLAVVGVSQAVALTRFEHRRLAYIGALLAASVLIAGFTALLMRQSARLRRSIRQAKETQALLRAAHQASLDAVLLLKAWRPAPGKPVEDFTFADINERAADMLGKPRSELLGQRVLPRVPLLRGERFFKRFVLVMETGQPLEDEFELKLASGGTRWLRHQVVPIADGVAVTSRDISARKHDELALQDNRSFLQSLIDHLPVLVYVKSARPENFGRMEVWNKAAEDITGHLAADVIGKTDCQAFPPGFGLHDAEDDRAILAERGVIDHTEKPLRLLDGSLRYLRAVSVPVFDERQQVEHILCIAEDISQRRQQELELRQKQAELAAVNDASPLGLVRLDRQRRCTYVNRTFEAITGLPRAAALGAGWTSALHPDDYPLMHVALEQLTRSHAPFQSTLRCLQRDGRLVWVSVKIAPILIDGQIDGYVGSLDDITTLRESEVALLESEARLRTIADTLPAMIAYIDADQVYRFLNIAYEREFGLTGRQALGKSVRDTVGEARYGTVAPYIERVLAGETLSFEEEDEKEGIERCMEVIYIPQIGEDRLQVVGFHVMRQDITVQKREKQRLLKLSQVDALTGLSNRAGFQQKLSDAMHASRRQQHLMAVMYMDIDRFKPVNDTHGHGTGDALLRAFAQRLTQTMRATDIIARLGGDEFTIIMEQIARPDDAAVLAEKIVAAMRQPFELDGITVRISASIGLAFYRDEDISPAVLLQRADVLLYQAKQDGRNTYRAGVLTT; the protein is encoded by the coding sequence GTGATAGCGATAACAAGACCCCTGCAACGCCTTGCCCGCCGCCTGTACCGTCTCAGCCTGGTACCCCTGTTCGCGCTTATCTTGCTGCTGGCGCTGTGGGCGGCCGTCTTGTACCAGGTGGGCCAGGAACGGGCCGGCGCCGTGCGCGACGCCGTGGCCGTCAGCCAGTCGCTGGCCCGTACCCTGGCCGACCACACCAGTTTCACCTTGCGCCAGACCGATCACGCCACGCAATTGTTCAAGCTCAAATACGAGGAAACGGACGGCGCCCTGCGCCTCAATGAATTCACGCGCCGCCAGGGCTTGCTCGACAGCGTGCTGCCATCAAAGCTGGAACTGCCGATCGCGCTCGTCGACGCGCGCGGCGACGTGATCGACAGCGCCAACGCGTATCTGCCGGAAAACCTGGCCGGCCAGGCATTTTTCAAGTCGCTGGCCGCCAATGCGTCCGACACGGCCCTGGTCGACACGCCCATGCTCGACGCGGGCAGCAAGCACTGGACCATCCGCCTGGCGCGCCGCCTGAACGATGGCCAGGGCCGCTTTGCGGGCGCCATCGTCATCCACGTCGACCCTACGTATTTTGTCGACGACTACGACCGCCTGAACCTCGACGAGCATGGCGCGCTGATGCTGGTGGCGCGCGACAGCGGCCTGACGGTGGGGCGCATCGGCGAGCAATTGATCCTCAGCGACCGCATCGACTTCCGCATGCCGGGCCCGCCGCGGCACGCGCCCGAGGAACTGCTGATCGAACCGCCCGTCGATGCGACGGCGCGCATCTACAGCTACCGCGAGCTGCCGCGCTACCCGCTGCTGGCGGTGGTGGGCGTCAGCCAGGCCGTCGCCCTGACGCGCTTCGAACACCGCCGCCTGGCGTATATCGGCGCCCTGCTCGCCGCCAGCGTGCTCATCGCCGGCTTTACGGCGCTGCTGATGCGCCAGAGCGCGCGCCTGCGCCGCAGCATCCGCCAGGCCAAGGAAACACAGGCGCTGCTGCGCGCGGCGCACCAGGCCAGCCTCGATGCCGTGCTGCTGCTCAAAGCCTGGCGCCCCGCGCCGGGCAAGCCGGTGGAAGATTTCACCTTTGCCGACATCAACGAGCGGGCCGCCGATATGCTGGGCAAGCCGCGCTCCGAACTGCTGGGTCAGCGCGTGCTGCCGCGCGTGCCGCTGCTGCGCGGCGAGCGCTTTTTCAAGCGCTTCGTGCTGGTGATGGAAACGGGCCAGCCGCTGGAGGATGAATTCGAGCTGAAACTGGCGTCGGGCGGCACGCGCTGGCTGCGCCACCAGGTGGTGCCGATCGCCGACGGCGTGGCCGTCACCTCGCGCGACATCAGCGCGCGCAAGCACGACGAGCTGGCGCTGCAGGACAACCGCAGCTTCCTGCAGTCGCTGATCGACCACCTGCCCGTGCTGGTCTACGTGAAAAGCGCGCGCCCGGAAAACTTCGGCCGGATGGAAGTGTGGAACAAGGCGGCCGAGGACATCACGGGCCACCTGGCCGCCGACGTCATCGGCAAGACCGATTGCCAGGCCTTTCCGCCCGGCTTCGGCCTGCACGACGCCGAGGACGACCGCGCCATCCTGGCCGAACGCGGCGTCATCGACCACACGGAAAAGCCGCTGCGCCTGCTTGACGGCAGCCTGCGCTACCTGCGCGCCGTCTCCGTGCCCGTGTTCGACGAGCGCCAGCAGGTCGAGCATATCCTGTGCATCGCCGAGGATATCTCGCAGCGCCGCCAGCAGGAACTGGAACTGCGCCAGAAACAGGCCGAGCTGGCCGCCGTCAACGATGCTTCGCCGCTCGGACTGGTGCGCCTGGACCGCCAGCGCCGCTGCACCTACGTCAACCGCACCTTCGAAGCCATCACGGGCTTGCCGCGCGCCGCCGCGCTGGGCGCCGGCTGGACCAGCGCCCTGCACCCGGACGACTATCCGCTGATGCACGTGGCGCTGGAACAGCTCACGCGCAGCCACGCGCCATTCCAGTCCACCCTGCGCTGCCTGCAGCGCGACGGCAGGCTGGTCTGGGTCTCCGTCAAAATTGCCCCCATCCTCATCGACGGCCAGATCGACGGCTACGTGGGCAGCCTGGACGACATTACCACCTTGCGCGAATCGGAAGTGGCGCTGCTGGAAAGCGAAGCGCGGCTGCGCACCATCGCCGACACCTTGCCGGCCATGATCGCCTACATCGACGCCGACCAGGTCTACCGCTTCCTGAACATCGCCTATGAACGCGAATTCGGCCTGACGGGGCGGCAGGCGCTGGGCAAGAGCGTGCGCGACACGGTGGGCGAGGCGCGCTACGGCACGGTGGCGCCATATATCGAAAGAGTACTGGCCGGCGAAACCTTGAGCTTCGAGGAAGAAGACGAGAAGGAAGGCATAGAGCGCTGCATGGAAGTGATCTACATCCCGCAGATCGGCGAAGACAGGCTGCAGGTCGTGGGTTTTCACGTGATGCGCCAGGATATCACCGTGCAAAAGCGCGAAAAACAGCGGCTGCTGAAGCTGTCCCAGGTCGATGCATTGACAGGGTTGTCGAACCGCGCCGGCTTCCAGCAAAAGCTCAGCGACGCCATGCACGCGAGCCGCCGGCAGCAGCACCTGATGGCCGTCATGTACATGGATATCGACCGCTTCAAGCCCGTCAACGACACGCACGGCCATGGCACGGGCGACGCCCTGCTGCGCGCCTTCGCCCAGCGCCTGACGCAGACCATGCGCGCCACCGACATCATCGCCCGCCTGGGCGGCGACGAATTCACCATCATCATGGAACAGATCGCCCGGCCCGACGACGCGGCCGTGCTGGCGGAAAAAATCGTCGCCGCCATGCGGCAGCCGTTCGAACTCGACGGCATCACCGTGCGCATTTCCGCCAGCATCGGCCTGGCCTTCTACCGCGACGAAGACATTTCCCCCGCCGTGCTGCTGCAGCGGGCCGACGTGCTGCTGTACCAGGCCAAGCAGGATGGGCGTAATACCTATCGCGCCGGCGTGCTGACGACTTGA
- a CDS encoding sigma-70 family RNA polymerase sigma factor, whose protein sequence is MLSAPSPPSEFQALYAEHHSWLLHWLKRRLHDAGLAGDLAQDTFLKIFVARSSAGIAQPRPFLATIAKRLLANHCRREELERAYLDALLHQPQASTPSPEAMSILLESLQLIDRALDRLSAKARAAFLLAHLDGMSYAEIAAELGTTTHSVKKYLSKANLLCFFAVPDFAAP, encoded by the coding sequence ATGCTGTCCGCCCCTTCCCCGCCGTCCGAATTCCAGGCCCTGTACGCCGAGCACCACTCGTGGCTGCTGCACTGGCTGAAGCGCCGCCTGCACGATGCGGGGCTGGCGGGCGACCTGGCGCAGGATACCTTCCTCAAGATCTTCGTTGCGCGCAGCAGTGCCGGGATCGCGCAGCCGCGCCCTTTCCTGGCTACCATCGCCAAGCGCCTGCTGGCCAACCACTGCCGGCGCGAAGAACTGGAACGCGCCTACCTCGACGCCCTGCTGCACCAGCCGCAAGCGAGTACACCGTCGCCGGAAGCGATGTCCATCCTGCTCGAATCGCTGCAACTGATCGACCGCGCGCTGGACCGGCTCTCCGCCAAGGCCAGGGCCGCCTTCCTGCTGGCCCACCTGGACGGCATGAGCTATGCCGAGATCGCCGCCGAACTGGGCACCACCACGCATTCCGTCAAAAAATACCTGAGCAAGGCCAACTTGCTGTGCTTTTTTGCCGTGCCCGATTTTGCCGCGCCCTGA
- a CDS encoding exonuclease SbcCD subunit D C-terminal domain-containing protein — protein MRLLHTSDWHLGQTLHNFERGYEHQRFLDWLLDTLVMEQVDVLLVAGDVFDNANPSAASQKQLYVFLQQARARLPALQLVVVAGNHDSAGRLEAPGPLLAAHGTHVIGHVLRGDDGQIDLERLLLPLTGNDGQVQAWCLAVPFLRPGDVPKLPAGDTQDAYLGGIALLYRQLTDLALARRQPGQAIVAMGHCHMVGGEMSNDSERRIVIGGTEMLPSGIFDTSIAYAALGHLHKAQAVGGQEHIRYCGSPIPLSFAEVNYRHQVLCLDIDGEALQSVRAIEVPRAVPLLRVPATPAPIAEVLEQLAALDVPDAPAEAQPFLEVRVRLEAPEPGLRTRIETALDGKSVRLAKIETSSAARSSAPENMTLDQLGQLQPDDIFRRLYQQKYAKEAPPELLSALAELLLPGA, from the coding sequence ATGCGCCTGCTGCACACTTCCGACTGGCATCTGGGCCAGACCCTGCACAATTTTGAAAGGGGTTACGAACACCAGCGCTTCCTCGACTGGCTGCTCGACACGCTCGTGATGGAGCAGGTCGACGTGCTGCTGGTGGCGGGCGACGTGTTCGACAACGCCAACCCATCGGCCGCCTCGCAAAAGCAGTTATATGTCTTCCTGCAGCAGGCGCGCGCGCGCCTGCCCGCGCTGCAACTCGTCGTCGTCGCCGGCAACCACGATTCGGCGGGACGGCTGGAAGCACCCGGCCCCCTGCTGGCCGCGCATGGCACGCACGTGATCGGCCATGTGCTGCGCGGCGACGATGGCCAGATCGACCTGGAACGCCTGCTGCTACCGCTTACCGGCAACGATGGGCAAGTGCAAGCCTGGTGCCTGGCCGTACCGTTCCTGCGCCCCGGCGACGTGCCGAAACTGCCGGCCGGCGACACCCAGGATGCCTACCTGGGCGGCATCGCCCTGCTGTACCGCCAATTGACCGACCTGGCGCTGGCGCGCCGCCAGCCCGGGCAAGCCATCGTTGCCATGGGCCACTGCCACATGGTGGGCGGCGAAATGTCGAACGATTCCGAACGGCGCATCGTCATCGGCGGCACGGAAATGCTGCCCTCGGGGATTTTCGATACGTCCATCGCGTATGCGGCACTGGGCCATCTGCACAAGGCGCAGGCCGTGGGCGGCCAGGAGCACATCCGCTACTGCGGCAGCCCGATACCGCTGTCGTTCGCGGAAGTGAATTACCGCCACCAGGTGCTGTGCCTCGACATCGATGGCGAAGCGCTGCAATCCGTGCGCGCCATCGAGGTGCCGCGCGCCGTGCCCCTGCTGCGCGTACCCGCCACACCGGCGCCCATAGCCGAAGTGCTGGAACAGCTGGCCGCCCTCGACGTGCCGGACGCTCCAGCCGAGGCGCAGCCGTTCCTGGAAGTGCGCGTGCGCCTCGAGGCGCCCGAACCTGGCCTGCGCACGCGCATCGAAACGGCGCTCGACGGCAAGAGCGTGCGCCTGGCGAAGATCGAAACGTCGAGCGCCGCGCGCAGCAGCGCGCCAGAGAACATGACGCTCGACCAATTGGGCCAGCTGCAGCCCGACGACATCTTCCGCCGCCTGTACCAGCAAAAATACGCCAAGGAAGCGCCACCCGAACTCCTCTCGGCCCTGGCCGAACTGCTGCTGCCCGGCGCTTGA
- a CDS encoding FecR domain-containing protein: MRGATVYAQGQPIDLAVAMQATEWLTTLMSGETTPAEKTAWQQWRQAHPDHERAWRHIESVSGGLRELDGPASRQALLQSPLSRSVSRRGSLRLLAWVSAIGITGWFGARSEYAPGMARAALADLSTGVGERRELTLADGSRLHLNSGSAVNIRYTDTQRLLQLVRGEVFIATARETGRPYRPFLVETAHGHAQALGTRYSVRQAEGSTLVAVEEGAVRLMPCQGDGSLVIQAGQGGGMTARSIVPAHAVSPDIWAWRQGLLLADAMPLRDFLHELSRYRHGLLGCDDAVAGLRISGVFPLADLDAVLLSLPDSLPVDVRLRTRYWVQVEARRQR, encoded by the coding sequence ATGCGCGGCGCCACCGTCTACGCCCAGGGCCAGCCCATCGACCTGGCCGTCGCCATGCAAGCGACCGAATGGCTGACCACCCTGATGAGCGGCGAAACGACGCCGGCGGAAAAAACGGCGTGGCAGCAGTGGCGCCAGGCGCACCCGGACCATGAACGGGCATGGCGTCACATCGAAAGCGTCAGCGGCGGCTTGCGCGAACTCGATGGGCCAGCCAGCCGCCAGGCGCTGCTGCAAAGTCCCCTCTCGCGTTCCGTCTCGCGGCGCGGCAGCCTGCGGCTGCTGGCGTGGGTATCGGCCATCGGCATCACGGGCTGGTTCGGCGCACGCTCGGAATATGCGCCCGGCATGGCCCGCGCCGCGCTGGCCGACCTGTCCACCGGCGTGGGCGAACGCCGCGAGCTGACCCTGGCCGACGGCAGTCGCCTGCATCTGAACAGCGGCAGCGCCGTCAACATCCGCTACACGGACACGCAGCGGCTGCTGCAACTGGTGCGGGGCGAAGTCTTCATCGCCACCGCCCGCGAAACGGGCCGGCCTTACCGCCCCTTCCTCGTCGAAACGGCGCACGGCCACGCGCAGGCGCTGGGCACGCGCTACTCGGTGCGCCAGGCCGAGGGCAGCACGCTGGTCGCCGTCGAGGAAGGCGCCGTGCGGCTGATGCCGTGCCAGGGCGATGGCAGTCTCGTGATCCAGGCCGGCCAGGGCGGCGGCATGACCGCGCGCAGCATCGTGCCCGCGCACGCCGTCTCGCCCGACATCTGGGCCTGGCGGCAGGGCTTGCTGCTGGCCGACGCCATGCCGCTGCGCGACTTCCTGCATGAGTTGAGCCGCTACCGCCACGGCTTGCTGGGCTGCGACGACGCGGTGGCCGGCCTGCGCATCTCCGGCGTCTTCCCGCTGGCCGACCTGGACGCCGTGCTGCTGTCGCTGCCCGATTCCCTGCCGGTGGACGTGCGCCTGCGCACGCGCTACTGGGTGCAGGTGGAAGCGCGGCGGCAGCGCTGA